A genome region from Coprococcus phoceensis includes the following:
- a CDS encoding RluA family pseudouridine synthase: MQEIIVAANEAGQRLDKMLAKYLNEAPKSFLYKMLRKKNIVLNGKKATGNEKLAVGDSVKLFLADETIAKFSNIHAVHTNVTLDIIYEDENVLLINKPVGMLSQKAAADDESLVEHIISYMLETRQLTEEELRKFRPSVCNRLDRNTSGLVAAGKSLAGLQEMGTLFKNRSLRKYYRCLVAGEVKHSQSVSGYLVKDEKTNKVTVSKAEKGDCLPIETEYEPLWSNGKYTYLEVHLITGRTHQIRAHLASIGYPIIGDYKYGSKKVNDRLKEQYGLKSQLLHAYRLEMPACTGELSNLSERKFVAPLPKLFQNILKAEKYSEE, encoded by the coding sequence ATGCAGGAAATTATTGTAGCGGCAAATGAGGCCGGCCAGCGACTGGATAAGATGCTGGCGAAGTATTTAAACGAGGCACCAAAGAGCTTTTTATATAAAATGCTGCGAAAAAAAAATATTGTATTGAATGGGAAAAAGGCAACCGGAAACGAAAAGCTGGCGGTCGGTGATTCTGTAAAATTGTTTTTGGCTGATGAGACGATTGCAAAATTTTCCAATATCCATGCAGTTCATACCAATGTAACGCTTGATATTATCTATGAAGATGAGAATGTACTGCTGATCAACAAACCGGTTGGGATGCTGTCACAAAAGGCAGCGGCCGATGATGAATCGCTTGTGGAACATATTATTTCATATATGCTTGAAACAAGACAATTGACAGAGGAAGAACTTAGAAAATTCAGACCGTCTGTCTGCAACCGTTTGGACCGCAATACGAGTGGACTGGTGGCAGCAGGGAAAAGTCTTGCAGGGCTGCAGGAGATGGGAACACTTTTTAAAAATCGTTCTCTGAGAAAATATTATCGCTGTCTTGTGGCAGGTGAGGTAAAACATTCTCAGTCGGTGAGCGGATATCTTGTAAAAGACGAAAAGACAAATAAAGTAACGGTGTCAAAGGCAGAAAAAGGGGATTGCCTGCCGATTGAGACAGAATATGAGCCTTTGTGGAGCAATGGAAAATATACATATTTGGAAGTGCATCTGATCACCGGTAGAACGCATCAGATCAGGGCACATCTGGCATCGATTGGATATCCGATTATCGGAGACTACAAGTATGGGAGCAAAAAGGTCAACGATAGACTAAAAGAGCAGTATGGACTGAAAAGTCAGTTGTTACATGCTTATCGGCTGGAAATGCCAGCCTGTACAGGTGAGTTGTCGAATCTAAGTGAAAGAAAATTTGTGGCACCACTTCCAAAATTGTTTCAGAATATTTTAAAAGCAGAAAAATACAGTGAGGAATAG
- the hisZ gene encoding ATP phosphoribosyltransferase regulatory subunit codes for MRQQILHTPEGVRDIYGIECRRKLMLEEKLQEILHLYGYQDIQTPMFEFFDVFGKEIGTISSKELYKFFDRDGNTLVLRPDITPSIARVAATFLDSKGLPVRLCYNGNTFINHSSYRGKLKESTQMGAELLGIDSLEADAEMIALAADCLKAAGLNEFQIYIGNVDFFESLLEDAGLEEEKEARLRELIANRNYFGVEELLDNCGVKEETKAAFRVLEELTGGIEIMECAKKIVSCEKALRAVERLSETYEILVSYGVEKYITFDLSMSGTYGYYTGIIFRGYTYGTGDAIVKGGRYDHLVEKFGKEFPSIGFAIVIDELMGAISRQKLEIPYHQKNTLILYEESERSRAIALAKEFRLAEKPTELVKKSDDRFLDEYVSYARQNFCGGMFYLKREDEILMTNLLTDEKKTVGWEEII; via the coding sequence ATGAGACAGCAGATTTTACATACTCCGGAAGGAGTTCGGGATATCTATGGGATTGAATGCAGAAGAAAGCTTATGTTGGAGGAAAAATTACAAGAGATTCTGCACTTATACGGATATCAAGATATACAGACACCGATGTTCGAGTTTTTTGATGTTTTCGGAAAAGAGATTGGTACAATCTCTTCAAAGGAACTTTATAAATTTTTTGACAGAGATGGGAATACACTTGTGTTGAGACCGGATATTACGCCGTCAATCGCAAGAGTTGCAGCAACTTTTTTGGATTCAAAAGGACTTCCGGTCCGTCTATGTTATAATGGAAACACATTTATCAATCATTCAAGCTATCGTGGAAAATTAAAGGAAAGTACGCAGATGGGTGCGGAACTCCTTGGAATTGATTCTTTGGAGGCGGATGCGGAGATGATTGCATTGGCTGCAGACTGTCTGAAGGCAGCCGGATTAAATGAATTTCAGATTTATATCGGAAATGTTGATTTCTTTGAAAGTCTGTTGGAGGATGCAGGTCTGGAAGAAGAAAAAGAGGCAAGGCTTCGTGAATTGATTGCAAACAGGAATTATTTCGGTGTGGAAGAGCTGCTGGATAACTGTGGTGTAAAAGAAGAGACAAAGGCGGCTTTCCGAGTGCTGGAGGAGCTGACAGGTGGAATCGAGATCATGGAATGCGCAAAAAAAATCGTTTCTTGTGAGAAAGCGTTGCGTGCAGTGGAACGCCTGTCAGAGACATATGAGATTTTGGTTTCATACGGAGTTGAAAAATATATCACCTTTGATCTCAGCATGAGCGGCACCTATGGGTATTATACGGGCATTATATTCCGCGGTTATACATATGGTACGGGAGATGCAATTGTGAAAGGTGGACGCTATGATCATCTTGTAGAAAAATTTGGAAAGGAATTCCCTTCCATCGGATTTGCAATCGTTATTGATGAACTGATGGGCGCAATTTCAAGACAGAAACTGGAGATACCGTATCATCAGAAAAATACGTTGATCTTGTATGAAGAAAGTGAGCGCAGCAGAGCAATTGCGCTGGCAAAAGAATTTCGGCTTGCCGAGAAACCGACAGAGCTCGTGAAAAAATCAGATGACAGATTTTTGGATGAGTATGTGTCATATGCGAGACAGAACTTCTGTGGAGGAATGTTCTACCTGAAGAGAGAAGACGAGATTTTAATGACGAATCTTTTGACAGATGAGAAAAAAACAGTCGGTTGGGAGGAAATCATATGA
- a CDS encoding SDR family NAD(P)-dependent oxidoreductase, whose product MKIAIVTGASSGLGKEFVKQIEHLYKELDEIWVIARRRERLEELKSCMFTNVRILEGNLCEQNIYQELKVLLKEKDPDIRMLVNAAGFGKIGEVKKLSAEDQLDMIELNCKALTHMTKICIPYMTRGSRIVNVASAAAFCPQPSFSVYAATKSYVLSFSRSLRTELCDEEIFVTAVCPGPVETEFFEIAGQKEKNQMKAAVMARPEAVVKQALLDAREGKELSVYGTAMKGAEAATKLLPHSVILKAMKKFW is encoded by the coding sequence TTGAAAATTGCGATTGTAACAGGCGCATCCTCTGGACTTGGAAAAGAGTTTGTAAAACAGATTGAGCACTTGTATAAAGAATTAGATGAGATATGGGTGATTGCCCGCAGAAGAGAACGGCTGGAAGAATTAAAAAGCTGTATGTTTACCAATGTGCGTATTTTAGAAGGTAATTTGTGTGAGCAAAACATTTATCAAGAACTAAAAGTTCTCTTGAAAGAAAAAGATCCGGATATCCGTATGCTTGTGAATGCAGCAGGATTTGGTAAAATTGGGGAAGTGAAAAAACTTTCTGCTGAGGATCAGTTAGATATGATAGAGTTAAACTGTAAAGCACTGACTCATATGACAAAGATCTGTATTCCATATATGACAAGAGGAAGCAGAATTGTGAACGTTGCCTCGGCGGCAGCATTTTGCCCGCAGCCGTCTTTCAGTGTCTATGCAGCTACAAAATCCTATGTGCTTAGTTTTTCCAGAAGTCTTCGCACAGAACTTTGCGATGAAGAGATTTTTGTGACCGCAGTTTGTCCAGGACCGGTTGAGACAGAGTTTTTTGAAATTGCCGGACAAAAAGAAAAAAATCAAATGAAGGCTGCGGTGATGGCAAGACCGGAAGCGGTCGTAAAACAGGCGCTTCTTGATGCACGAGAGGGCAAAGAACTGTCTGTGTACGGGACGGCGATGAAGGGAGCAGAGGCGGCAACAAAGCTGCTTCCGCACAGTGTGATTCTAAAAGCGATGAAAAAATTCTGGTAA
- the hisIE gene encoding bifunctional phosphoribosyl-AMP cyclohydrolase/phosphoribosyl-ATP diphosphatase HisIE: MNYKRLIPCIFIYQGKAVKWFDNLEILSDDVVKLAKKYNDMGADELLVFDLSTTDEEHDHAIDLMKKMNRVIRIPMVAGGNIRRQEDVKKILYTGAKRAILNFSKALSVELIEDVSKRFGKEKIAVSLNDFDALFKQQHLIEECSSSILFMHRLDLDSVMNITDIPSVVLTDAMEEEEILQILKCPGIKGVSGKFISQPDLDFAEFKKKCSQENIKMTSFESIMEFTEFKLNSDGLIPVIVQNYKTGEVLMLAYMNEEAFDHTIKTGKMTYYSRSRKTQWVKGETSGHYQYVKSLTIDCDRDTLLAKVDQVGPACHTGNPTCFFQPLVGTDYDETNPLQVFETVYETIVDRKKNPKEGSYTNYLFDKGIDKILKKVGEEATELVIAAKNPNPEEVKYELSDFLYHAMVLMVERGVTWEDIIKELADR; this comes from the coding sequence ATGAATTATAAAAGGTTGATTCCTTGTATTTTTATCTATCAGGGGAAAGCAGTAAAATGGTTTGACAATTTGGAAATACTTTCCGATGATGTAGTGAAACTTGCAAAAAAATATAATGACATGGGGGCAGATGAATTGCTTGTGTTTGATTTGTCTACCACAGATGAGGAACATGATCATGCAATTGATCTTATGAAAAAAATGAATCGGGTAATCCGAATTCCAATGGTTGCCGGAGGAAACATAAGACGTCAGGAAGATGTGAAAAAGATTTTATATACCGGTGCAAAACGGGCAATTTTGAATTTTTCAAAGGCATTATCTGTAGAGTTGATTGAGGATGTCTCAAAACGTTTCGGGAAAGAAAAGATAGCAGTCTCCTTAAATGACTTCGATGCCTTATTTAAGCAGCAGCACCTGATTGAAGAGTGTTCCAGCTCGATCTTATTTATGCACAGGCTGGATTTGGATTCTGTGATGAACATTACAGATATTCCAAGTGTTGTATTGACAGATGCGATGGAGGAGGAAGAGATTCTCCAAATTTTGAAGTGTCCGGGAATCAAAGGCGTATCTGGAAAATTTATCAGCCAGCCGGACCTGGATTTTGCAGAATTTAAGAAGAAATGTTCTCAGGAAAATATCAAGATGACTTCTTTTGAAAGCATCATGGAATTCACAGAGTTTAAGCTGAATTCAGACGGACTGATTCCTGTCATTGTTCAAAACTATAAGACCGGAGAAGTTCTGATGCTCGCATATATGAATGAAGAGGCGTTTGATCATACAATTAAAACAGGCAAAATGACTTATTACAGCAGGAGCCGTAAAACGCAGTGGGTGAAAGGTGAGACATCCGGGCACTATCAATATGTAAAATCATTGACTATTGATTGTGACAGGGATACGTTGCTCGCAAAAGTAGATCAGGTGGGACCGGCGTGCCATACTGGCAATCCGACTTGTTTTTTCCAGCCTTTAGTCGGAACGGATTATGATGAGACCAATCCGCTGCAGGTATTTGAGACAGTGTACGAGACAATTGTGGATCGGAAAAAGAATCCGAAAGAAGGCTCGTATACGAATTACCTGTTTGACAAAGGAATTGATAAGATACTGAAAAAAGTCGGTGAGGAAGCGACAGAACTTGTCATTGCCGCAAAGAATCCGAATCCGGAAGAAGTAAAATATGAACTGTCTGATTTTCTGTATCATGCGATGGTGCTTATGGTGGAACGTGGTGTGACATGGGAAGATATCATTAAAGAACTTGCAGACAGATAG
- a CDS encoding Holliday junction resolvase RecU, producing the protein MGTWNSRGLRGSTLEDMINRTNERYLEKGLALIQKIPTPITPVRIDKEHRHITLAYFDQRSTVDYIGAVQGIPVCFDAKECNTDTFPLQNIHEHQVTFMSNFEKQGGIAFLIIYYSTRNELYYMRFSEIQKFWERAKTGGRKSIRYEELSQTFFIQLKNGCLVSYLEALQQDLDLRD; encoded by the coding sequence ATGGGGACATGGAATTCAAGAGGACTTCGCGGTTCTACACTGGAGGATATGATCAACCGGACGAATGAACGTTATCTGGAAAAGGGACTGGCGTTGATTCAAAAAATTCCGACGCCAATCACTCCTGTTCGGATTGATAAGGAGCATCGTCATATCACGCTGGCATATTTTGATCAGAGAAGTACTGTTGACTACATTGGGGCGGTACAGGGGATTCCGGTATGCTTTGATGCGAAGGAATGTAATACAGACACGTTTCCGCTGCAAAATATTCATGAACATCAGGTGACGTTTATGAGTAATTTTGAAAAGCAGGGAGGAATTGCATTCTTGATTATCTATTACAGCACCAGAAACGAGTTATATTATATGCGTTTTTCTGAAATTCAAAAATTTTGGGAACGCGCAAAAACAGGAGGCAGAAAAAGTATCCGATATGAAGAGCTTTCTCAGACATTTTTTATCCAGTTAAAAAATGGATGTCTGGTATCATATTTGGAAGCATTGCAGCAGGATTTGGATCTCAGGGATTGA
- a CDS encoding YgiQ family radical SAM protein: protein MRNGFLPICRKDMEERGWEQLDFVYVSGDAYVDHPSFGHAIITRLLEANGYKVGLICQPDWKDKSSITEYGEPRLGFLVSSGNMDSMVNHYSVSKKRRQTDAFTPGGVMGKRPDYATVVYSNLIRQVYKKTPIIIGGIEASLRRMAHYDYWSNKLKRSILLDSGADILSYGMGERSILEIAEALESGIAVEDITYIDGTVCKVKSLDSVYDAIMLESYEQLKQDKLNYAKSFYTQYCNTDPFSGKRLVEPYSDHLYVVQNPPSKPLSQSEMDRTYSYPYMRTYHPSYEALGGVPAIEEVKYSLISNRGCFGGCNFCALTFHQGRIIQTRSHESLVAEAEKFIWDKDFKGYIHDVGGPTANFRAPSCDKQLTKGVCKQKQCLFPRPCKNLKVDHKDYLKLLRKLRTLPNVKKVFIRSGIRFDYLIADKDDTFFKELCEYHVSGQLKVAPEHVADPVLQKMGKPENSVYQAFSKKYKQINEKLGKKQYLVPYLMSSHPGSTMKEAVALAEYLRDLGYMPEQVQDFYPTPSTISTCMYYTGVDPRTMEPVYVPKNPHEKAMQRALIQYRNPKNYQLVMEALRMADRMDLVGFDKHCLIRPRQEKKYQGKPDYKRQEQKKPAAKKKKAIRNVHRKKTK, encoded by the coding sequence ATGAGAAATGGATTTTTACCGATTTGCAGAAAAGATATGGAGGAGCGAGGCTGGGAACAGTTGGATTTTGTCTATGTTTCCGGAGATGCTTACGTGGATCATCCGTCTTTTGGGCATGCGATCATCACACGCCTTTTGGAGGCGAATGGATATAAAGTTGGGTTGATCTGTCAACCGGACTGGAAAGATAAAAGCAGCATTACAGAATACGGTGAACCTCGCCTTGGATTCCTTGTATCCAGTGGGAATATGGATTCTATGGTGAATCACTACTCTGTGTCGAAAAAGAGACGTCAGACAGATGCATTTACGCCGGGCGGCGTTATGGGAAAACGTCCGGACTATGCGACGGTCGTCTACAGTAATTTGATTCGTCAGGTTTATAAAAAGACGCCGATCATTATTGGTGGGATTGAGGCGAGTCTGCGCCGAATGGCTCATTATGATTACTGGTCAAATAAATTAAAACGTTCGATTTTATTGGATTCGGGTGCAGATATTCTTTCTTATGGAATGGGAGAACGCTCGATTCTTGAGATTGCCGAAGCGCTGGAGAGTGGTATTGCAGTGGAGGATATCACATACATCGACGGAACTGTCTGTAAGGTGAAGTCTTTAGACAGTGTCTACGATGCGATCATGTTGGAATCTTACGAACAATTAAAGCAGGACAAGCTAAACTATGCGAAGAGTTTTTATACGCAGTATTGCAATACAGATCCTTTTTCAGGAAAACGACTTGTGGAACCATACTCGGACCATTTATATGTAGTCCAGAATCCACCGTCCAAACCGCTTAGCCAGTCGGAAATGGATCGCACTTACAGCTATCCTTATATGAGAACATACCATCCGTCCTATGAGGCGCTTGGAGGAGTTCCGGCAATCGAGGAGGTAAAATACAGTCTGATCAGCAATCGTGGATGTTTTGGCGGATGCAATTTTTGTGCTCTTACGTTTCATCAGGGGAGAATCATTCAGACGCGAAGCCATGAATCTTTGGTCGCAGAGGCAGAAAAATTTATTTGGGATAAGGATTTCAAAGGCTATATTCATGATGTTGGAGGACCGACTGCGAACTTTAGAGCACCTTCTTGTGATAAGCAGCTCACAAAAGGAGTGTGCAAGCAAAAGCAGTGTCTATTTCCGCGGCCGTGTAAAAATTTGAAGGTGGATCATAAAGACTACCTGAAGCTTTTACGAAAACTTCGTACACTTCCGAATGTAAAGAAGGTATTTATTCGCTCAGGTATCCGATTCGATTATCTGATAGCAGATAAAGATGATACTTTTTTCAAGGAACTGTGTGAGTATCATGTAAGCGGACAGCTAAAAGTAGCCCCGGAGCATGTAGCAGATCCTGTTCTTCAAAAGATGGGTAAGCCGGAAAACAGTGTCTATCAGGCATTTTCGAAAAAATATAAACAGATCAACGAAAAACTTGGGAAAAAACAGTATCTGGTTCCGTATCTGATGTCTTCGCATCCGGGTTCAACGATGAAAGAAGCCGTGGCTCTTGCAGAATACTTAAGGGATCTTGGCTATATGCCGGAGCAGGTACAGGACTTCTATCCGACACCGTCGACGATATCGACTTGTATGTACTATACGGGAGTGGATCCGCGGACGATGGAACCTGTATATGTACCGAAAAATCCACATGAAAAAGCGATGCAGAGAGCGTTGATCCAATATCGGAATCCGAAGAATTATCAGCTTGTCATGGAGGCTCTTCGCATGGCAGACCGAATGGACTTAGTTGGATTTGACAAACATTGTCTGATTCGTCCGAGACAGGAGAAGAAATATCAGGGCAAACCGGATTATAAAAGGCAGGAACAGAAAAAACCTGCTGCAAAGAAGAAAAAAGCAATCCGAAACGTACACCGGAAAAAGACAAAATAA
- the hisB gene encoding imidazoleglycerol-phosphate dehydratase HisB, which translates to MEERIVTCTRKTKETDISLTLNLDGSGKTDIHTGIGFFDHMLDGFARHGLFDLSVSVKGDLEVDCHHTIEDTGIVLGQAILQALGEKRGIRRYGNFMLPMDETLVLCAIDLSGRPYLNFSAEFTAEKIGALDTEMIREFFYAVSYSAAMNLHLKVIDGGNNHHMAEALFKVFGKALDEAVMKEPRIKEVWSTKGSLA; encoded by the coding sequence ATGGAAGAAAGAATAGTTACTTGTACAAGAAAAACAAAAGAGACAGACATCTCTTTGACGCTGAATCTTGACGGTTCTGGGAAAACAGACATCCATACCGGCATTGGATTTTTTGATCATATGCTGGATGGGTTTGCAAGACATGGTCTGTTTGATCTCAGTGTTTCTGTAAAAGGTGATTTAGAGGTTGATTGTCACCATACGATAGAGGACACGGGCATTGTGCTTGGTCAGGCAATTCTTCAAGCACTCGGCGAGAAAAGGGGGATCAGAAGATATGGAAATTTCATGCTGCCGATGGATGAAACGCTTGTCCTATGTGCAATTGATCTTTCCGGAAGACCGTATCTGAATTTTTCAGCAGAGTTTACGGCAGAGAAAATCGGTGCGCTTGACACAGAGATGATTCGGGAATTCTTTTATGCAGTCTCCTACAGCGCGGCTATGAACCTGCATCTGAAAGTAATCGATGGTGGAAATAATCACCATATGGCAGAGGCTTTGTTTAAAGTATTTGGAAAAGCACTGGACGAGGCAGTGATGAAAGAACCTCGTATAAAAGAAGTTTGGTCTACGAAAGGAAGTTTGGCATAA
- the hisG gene encoding ATP phosphoribosyltransferase has translation MRYLTFALTKGRLAKKTLELLEQLGITCEEMKDKDSRKLIFVNEELKLKFFLAKGPDVPTYVEYGAADIGVVGKDTILEEGRKTYEVLDLQFGNCRMCVCGPSRAKELLNHHELIRVATKYPNIAKDYFYNKKHQTVEIIKLNGSIELAPLVGLSEVIVDIVETGSTLRENGLEVLEEVCPLSARMIVNPVSMRMENERIKELLTKLRMILQEA, from the coding sequence ATGAGATATTTAACATTTGCATTGACAAAAGGTCGGCTTGCGAAAAAAACACTGGAATTGTTAGAGCAGCTTGGCATCACTTGCGAGGAGATGAAGGACAAAGATTCCAGAAAATTAATTTTTGTAAATGAAGAACTAAAATTAAAATTTTTTCTTGCAAAAGGTCCGGATGTTCCCACTTATGTAGAATATGGAGCAGCTGATATTGGTGTGGTTGGAAAAGATACGATATTAGAAGAAGGACGAAAAACATATGAGGTACTAGATTTACAGTTTGGAAACTGCCGAATGTGTGTGTGTGGTCCCTCAAGAGCAAAGGAGCTTTTAAATCATCATGAGCTGATTCGTGTTGCGACAAAATATCCGAATATCGCGAAGGATTATTTTTATAACAAAAAGCATCAGACAGTCGAGATCATTAAGCTGAACGGCTCGATAGAACTTGCACCGCTTGTAGGATTGTCGGAAGTTATCGTAGATATTGTGGAGACCGGATCTACACTTCGGGAAAATGGTTTGGAAGTGTTAGAAGAGGTATGTCCATTGTCTGCAAGAATGATTGTCAATCCGGTTAGTATGCGAATGGAAAATGAGCGGATCAAAGAATTGCTGACAAAATTGAGAATGATTTTACAGGAGGCATGA
- a CDS encoding pseudouridine synthase: MIRLDKYLADMGVGTRTEVKKLIRQGKVTVDGSIEKSPERKIDISHQKVCCMGEAVSYETHEYYMLNKPAGVVSATTDRQDKTVVELISSKKRRDLFPVGRLDKDTEGLLLITNDGELAHRLLSPKKHVDKVYYAKVQGIVDEVDQEIFAVGMSIGNGETALPSKLEILYSGEISEIRVTIQEGKFHQVKRMFHAVGKEVIYLKRLSMGTLLLDETLKSGEYRALTKEELKRLC, from the coding sequence ATGATACGATTAGATAAATATCTCGCAGATATGGGCGTTGGGACGAGAACAGAAGTAAAAAAACTGATCCGTCAGGGAAAAGTAACAGTGGATGGAAGTATTGAAAAATCTCCAGAGCGAAAGATTGACATTTCACATCAAAAAGTGTGCTGTATGGGCGAAGCGGTCTCCTATGAAACGCACGAGTATTATATGCTAAACAAACCAGCAGGAGTTGTCTCAGCCACAACAGACAGGCAGGATAAGACAGTAGTGGAGTTGATTTCCTCAAAAAAGCGCAGAGATTTGTTCCCGGTAGGAAGGCTTGATAAAGACACAGAAGGTCTTCTTTTGATCACAAACGATGGAGAGCTGGCGCATCGGCTTTTGTCACCGAAAAAACATGTGGATAAAGTGTATTATGCAAAGGTGCAGGGGATTGTAGATGAGGTCGATCAAGAAATCTTTGCCGTAGGAATGTCAATCGGAAACGGCGAGACTGCACTTCCGTCAAAGCTTGAAATTTTGTATTCCGGAGAGATTTCTGAGATAAGAGTTACGATACAGGAAGGAAAATTCCATCAGGTGAAGCGGATGTTTCATGCCGTGGGGAAAGAAGTAATTTATTTGAAAAGGCTTTCTATGGGAACACTTCTGTTGGATGAGACATTAAAGAGCGGTGAATACCGGGCTCTTACGAAGGAGGAACTTAAGCGATTATGTTAG
- the hisD gene encoding histidinol dehydrogenase, translating to MRIQKLNYETKTNLLEDLLQRSPNQYTQYESRVLEILEHVKNEKDQAVFDYTKQFDGADITADTITVTKEEIAQAYDLVDESLVEIIRKAKENIRIYHEKQKQYSWFDSKPDGTMLGQKVTALQRVGVYVPGGKAVYPSSVLMNVIPAKVAGVEEIVMVTPPGKDGKINPNTLVAANEAGVDVVYKVGGAQAIAALAYGTDSIPKVDKIVGPGNIYVALAKKAVYGHVSIDSIAGPSEILVIADETANPRYVAADLLSQAEHDELASAILVTTSETLAKEVSKQVEVFVEELSRTEIMKKSLENYGYILVADTMEEVIDIANEIASEHLEIMTANPYDVMMRVRNAGAIFIGEYSSEPLGDYFAGPNHVLPTNGTAKFFSPLGVDDFIKKSSIIAYSKEALEAIHSDIEQFAEAEKLTAHANSIKVRFEK from the coding sequence ATGAGAATACAAAAATTGAACTATGAGACAAAGACAAATCTGCTGGAAGATTTGTTGCAAAGAAGTCCGAACCAGTATACCCAATACGAATCCCGTGTTTTGGAAATTTTGGAACATGTAAAAAATGAAAAGGATCAGGCTGTTTTTGATTATACAAAACAGTTTGACGGTGCGGATATTACAGCGGATACAATTACTGTGACAAAAGAAGAGATTGCGCAGGCATATGATCTGGTAGATGAATCTCTTGTGGAAATCATACGAAAAGCAAAAGAAAATATTCGTATCTACCATGAAAAGCAGAAACAGTATAGTTGGTTTGACAGCAAACCAGACGGAACCATGCTTGGGCAAAAGGTAACTGCGCTGCAAAGGGTGGGTGTCTATGTACCAGGCGGAAAAGCAGTCTACCCGTCTTCTGTACTAATGAATGTCATTCCGGCAAAGGTAGCAGGAGTGGAAGAAATTGTGATGGTCACTCCCCCTGGGAAAGATGGGAAGATCAATCCGAACACACTGGTGGCAGCGAATGAGGCAGGAGTAGATGTGGTTTATAAGGTCGGCGGTGCGCAGGCGATTGCAGCACTTGCTTACGGGACAGATTCCATTCCAAAAGTTGACAAAATTGTAGGACCTGGGAATATTTATGTAGCATTGGCAAAAAAAGCGGTATATGGTCATGTGAGCATCGACTCAATTGCAGGACCAAGCGAGATCCTTGTCATTGCAGATGAGACAGCGAATCCAAGATATGTGGCGGCTGACTTGTTGTCACAGGCAGAACATGACGAACTGGCATCGGCAATTCTCGTGACGACAAGTGAGACACTTGCCAAGGAGGTGTCCAAGCAGGTAGAAGTATTTGTGGAAGAATTGTCCCGCACAGAGATCATGAAAAAATCTTTGGAAAATTATGGTTACATTCTCGTTGCAGATACGATGGAGGAAGTGATCGATATTGCGAACGAGATTGCCTCGGAACATTTGGAGATCATGACAGCGAACCCGTATGATGTGATGATGCGGGTTCGCAATGCAGGTGCGATTTTTATCGGAGAGTACAGCAGTGAGCCGCTTGGTGATTATTTTGCAGGACCGAATCATGTATTGCCGACGAACGGAACTGCAAAATTTTTCTCGCCGCTTGGGGTGGATGATTTTATTAAAAAATCAAGCATCATCGCATATTCGAAAGAAGCGCTGGAGGCAATTCACAGCGATATAGAGCAATTTGCAGAGGCAGAAAAACTGACGGCACACGCTAATTCGATCAAAGTCCGATTTGAAAAATAG
- a CDS encoding HAD family hydrolase — protein sequence MLENIEAIIFDLDGTLVDSMWVWTAIDDEFLGKYGLTQPENFHEGMEGKSYSETAAYFLELFPNLPHTLEELMEEWYGMAYEKYANELILKKGAFDFLQEVHQRGIKLGIATSNKRELAEAVLRSTKVLPLFDSIWTSCEAKAGKPAPDVYLRVAQSLQVEPKRCLVFEDVPNGILAGVNAGMKVCAVEDDFSKNQDEKKRALADYYIKDYEDIKNNTYEVLK from the coding sequence ATGTTAGAGAATATAGAGGCGATTATTTTTGATCTGGATGGCACACTGGTGGATTCCATGTGGGTCTGGACTGCAATCGACGATGAATTTTTAGGAAAATATGGTTTGACACAGCCGGAGAATTTTCATGAAGGAATGGAAGGAAAAAGTTATTCGGAAACAGCAGCATATTTTCTGGAATTGTTTCCAAACCTTCCACACACATTAGAGGAATTGATGGAAGAATGGTATGGAATGGCATATGAAAAATATGCAAATGAGCTTATACTGAAAAAAGGAGCATTTGACTTTTTACAGGAAGTTCATCAAAGAGGGATTAAGCTTGGAATCGCTACAAGCAATAAACGCGAGCTTGCAGAGGCAGTTTTAAGATCAACAAAAGTATTGCCGTTATTTGATTCTATATGGACATCGTGCGAAGCAAAAGCAGGGAAACCGGCTCCTGATGTGTATTTAAGAGTTGCACAATCTTTGCAGGTGGAACCGAAACGTTGTCTTGTCTTTGAAGATGTGCCAAACGGAATTTTGGCAGGTGTCAATGCCGGAATGAAAGTCTGTGCAGTGGAAGACGATTTTTCAAAAAATCAGGATGAAAAAAAACGTGCGCTCGCAGACTATTATATAAAAGATTATGAAGATATTAAAAATAACACCTATGAGGTACTGAAATGA